One Candidatus Methylacidiphilales bacterium genomic region harbors:
- a CDS encoding PIG-L family deacetylase, producing the protein MKLNNPGARVFIPDATPEEEALRRITHLGIGAHQDDLEFMALHGILACFHSPSEWFGGITCTNGSGSSRTGSYADFTDEQMQAVRRKEQEASAVIGHYGVMVQLDYPSCAVKSPGDPSLKEDLKRFLQAARPRVVYMHNLADKHDTHLGVAIAALEAIRELPAEQRPETVYGCEIWRSLDWMPDEDKIVHDVSAHENLAAALNGVFDSQIAGGKRYDLATLGRRRANATFFDSHATDQSQMVSFAMDLTSLVTDPSRDIIEFVTAHIRNFEAQVRAALSKRLGIS; encoded by the coding sequence ATGAAACTAAATAATCCGGGAGCCCGCGTTTTCATTCCAGACGCCACGCCCGAGGAAGAAGCGCTCCGGCGCATTACCCACCTCGGAATCGGCGCGCACCAGGACGATTTGGAATTCATGGCCCTTCACGGGATTCTTGCGTGTTTCCATAGTCCCTCCGAGTGGTTCGGAGGGATCACCTGCACCAACGGTTCCGGAAGCTCGCGCACGGGCTCGTACGCCGATTTTACCGACGAGCAAATGCAGGCGGTGCGGCGCAAGGAACAGGAAGCTTCCGCCGTGATCGGCCATTATGGCGTAATGGTCCAGCTTGATTATCCAAGCTGCGCTGTCAAAAGCCCCGGCGATCCCTCCCTCAAAGAGGATCTGAAACGGTTTTTGCAAGCCGCCCGGCCGCGCGTTGTCTACATGCACAACCTCGCCGACAAACACGACACGCATCTCGGCGTCGCCATCGCGGCGCTGGAAGCCATCCGGGAATTGCCCGCCGAACAGCGCCCGGAAACCGTCTACGGCTGCGAGATATGGCGTTCCCTGGATTGGATGCCGGACGAAGACAAGATAGTCCACGACGTCAGCGCCCACGAAAACCTCGCCGCCGCACTCAACGGCGTCTTCGATTCGCAGATTGCCGGAGGCAAGCGCTACGACCTCGCCACGCTCGGTCGGCGGCGCGCCAACGCCACCTTCTTCGATTCCCACGCGACCGACCAGTCGCAGATGGTTTCATTCGCCATGGATCTCACATCGCTCGTGACCGATCCGTCGCGCGATATCATCGAATTCGTTACCGCCCACATCCGAAATTTCGAGGCCCAGGTCCGGGCTGCGCTCTCCAAGCGGCTGGGCATTAGCTAA
- the nagB gene encoding glucosamine-6-phosphate deaminase codes for MEVIIQPDAQSGAQLGARIIEQLIRTKPDAVLGLATGGTPVPLYCELIRIYRAEGLDFSGVTTFNLDEYIGLPPEHPASYHQFMHMYLFDHVNLKKTRIHLPDGMTKDIPAFCREYETAISKAGGIDLQLLGIGHDGHIGFNEPSSSLGSRTRIKTLTEKTVAANRRFFASTKEVPQHVITMGVGTIMEARTCLLLAFGEGKAEAVAAAVEGPVTAMCPASALQFHPQTILIADEPAAGLLKRADYYRRVYAHKPAFQQFGKI; via the coding sequence ATGGAAGTCATCATCCAACCCGACGCCCAGAGCGGAGCCCAACTCGGCGCGCGGATCATTGAACAACTCATCCGAACAAAGCCCGACGCCGTCCTCGGCTTGGCCACCGGCGGCACTCCTGTTCCGCTCTACTGCGAACTCATCCGGATATACCGCGCGGAAGGGCTCGATTTTAGCGGCGTCACCACGTTCAACCTCGACGAATACATCGGCCTCCCTCCCGAACACCCAGCGTCATACCACCAGTTCATGCACATGTATCTCTTCGATCATGTGAATCTTAAAAAGACGCGCATCCATCTGCCGGACGGAATGACAAAAGACATCCCTGCGTTTTGCCGGGAATACGAAACCGCCATTTCCAAGGCCGGCGGCATCGATCTTCAACTGCTCGGAATCGGCCACGACGGTCACATCGGCTTCAACGAACCAAGTTCGTCCCTAGGATCGCGTACCCGCATCAAGACGCTCACGGAAAAAACCGTAGCCGCAAACCGCCGCTTCTTCGCATCGACCAAAGAAGTACCCCAACATGTGATCACCATGGGCGTGGGCACCATCATGGAAGCGCGCACCTGCCTGCTTCTGGCTTTTGGCGAGGGGAAGGCGGAAGCCGTCGCGGCAGCAGTCGAAGGTCCCGTCACCGCCATGTGCCCCGCGTCCGCGCTGCAATTTCACCCCCAAACCATCCTTATCGCCGACGAACCCGCCGCCGGATTACTCAAACGTGCCGATTATTACCGGCGTGTCTACGCCCACAAACCGGCATTCCAGCAATTCGGCAAAATATAA